From the Lolium rigidum isolate FL_2022 chromosome 2, APGP_CSIRO_Lrig_0.1, whole genome shotgun sequence genome, one window contains:
- the LOC124692489 gene encoding thylakoid lumenal protein TL20.3, chloroplastic, with the protein MALASTSPFAAIAARPSTYAPSKRCRFSRLPRVSCQATTERPRGGNAPNTSPAPPRWRVAVSAALAAAVVAAMPAYADLNKYEAEQRGEFGIGSAVQFGNADLKKTVHVNENFRRGNFTSADMRESDFSGSTFNGAYMEKAVAYRANFTGADLSDTLMDRMVLNEANLTNAVLARTVLTRSDLGGATIEGADFSDAVIDLQQKLALCKYASGTNPVTGVSTRKSLGCGNNRRNAYGSPSSPLLSAPPPKLLDRDGFCDEASGMCDTK; encoded by the exons ATGGCTCTCGCTTCCACCTCCCCCTttgccgccatcgccgcccggCCCAGTACGTACGCGCCCTCCAAGCGCTGTCGCTTCAGCCGCCTCCCGCGTGTCTCCTGCCAGGCGACCACCGAGCGTCCCCGCGGCGGCAATGCGCCGAacacctcgccggcgccgccgaggTGGCGCGTAGCAGTCTCcgcggccctcgccgccgccgtagtAGCGGCGATGCCGGCCTACGCTGACCTCAACAAGTACGAGGCGGAGCAGAGGGGCGAGTTCGGCATCGGCTCAGCCGTGCAGTTCGGAAATGCCGACCTCAA GAAGACTGTGCATGTTAACGAAAACTTCAG GCGGGGAAACTTCACATCTGCTGATATGAGGGAGTCAGATTTTAGTGGTTCCACATTCAATGGTGCTTATATGGAAAAGGCTGTTGCTTATAGAGCAAATTTTACAG GTGCAGATTTGAGTGACACTTTAATGGATCGCATG GTTCTCAATGAAGCTAATCTCACAAATGCTGTGCTTGCACGGACTGTCCTTACGCGTAGTGATCTCGGTGGAGCAACCATTGAAGGTGCTGACTTCAGCGATGCTGTTATTGACCTACAACAGAAGCTG GCTTTATGTAAATATGCAAGCGGAACCAACCCTGTAACAGGGGTCAGCACCCGGAAGAGCCTTGGATGTGGCAACAATCGCCGAAATGCATATGGGAGCCCTTCCTCACCTCTTTTAAGTGCCCCACCTCCTAAACTTCTGGACCGTGATGGTTTCTGTGATGAAGCTAGTGGTATGTGTGATACAAAGTGA
- the LOC124692488 gene encoding NAC domain-containing protein 7-like: MDTFSHVPPGFRFHPTDEELVDYYLRKKVASKKIDLDVIKDVDLYKIEPWDLQDKCKIGMEEQSDWYFFSHKDKKYPTGTRTNRATGAGFWKATGRDKPIYINNCLVGMRKTLVFYKGRAPNGQKSDWIMHEYRLETNENGVTPEEGWVVCRVFKKRVAMVRRMSDISSPCWFDDNGTGGVFMPDLDSPRQLGYQHHHSQNSAAYHSQQLYHCKPELEYHHLLLQEAFLQQLPHLESPKPPAYIGHGSSSLLSPNSSLFVHGGASRSTGQQQPMDQALYMAAPDGDTSATDWRLLDKFVASQLFNHGDTNQKDSASYSNPAVQVFQAENKHEEDLDYASTTAGSSRGEVHLWK, encoded by the exons ATGGACACTTTCTCCCATGTTCCCCCAGGTTTCCGGTTTCATCCGACTGACGAGGAGCTCGTCGATTACTACCTGAGGAAGAAGGTGGCATCGAAGAAGATCGACCTTGACGTTATTAAAGACGTCGATCTGTACAAAATCGAGCCATGGGATCTCCAAG ACAAGTGCAAGATTGGTATGGAGGAGCAGAGCGACTGGTACTTCTTCAGCCACAAGGACAAGAAGTACCCGACGGGCACCCGCACCAACAGGGCAACAGGCGCCGGGTTCTGGAAGGCGACGGGGAGGGACAAGCCCATCTACATCAACAACTGCCTGGTCGGGATGAGGAAGACACTCGTCTTCTACAAGGGCCGTGCGCCCAACGGCCAGAAGTCCGACTGGATCATGCACGAGTACCGCCTCGAGACGAATGAGAACGGAGTCACACCC GAGGAAGGATGGGTGGTCTGCCGGGTGTTCAAGAAGCGAGTGGCAATGGTGAGAAGGATGTCAGACATTAGCTCACCTTGTTGGTTCGACGACAATGGCACTGGCGGTGTGTTCATGCCGGACCTTGATTCACCGAGGCAACTAGGGTACCAGCACCACCATTCCCAAAACTCAGCGGCGTACCACAGCCAGCAGCTGTACCACTGCAAGCCGGAGCTGGAGTACCACCACCTCCTGCTGCAGGAGGCCTTCCTGCAGCAGCTTCCTCACCTGGAAAGCCCCAAACCCCCAGCCTACATCGGCCATGGCAGCAGCAGCCTCCTGTCGCCGAACAGCAGTCTCTTTGTGCACGGTGGAGCATCCAGGTCCACCGGGCAGCAACAGCCGATGGATCAAGCACTTTACATGGCTGCCCCAGATGGCGACACATCAGCCACGGATTGGAGGCTTCTCGACAAGTTTGTGGCGTCCCAGCTGTTCAACCATGGCGATACCAATCAGAAGGACTCGGCCAGTTACTCCAATCCAGCGGTGCAGGTGTTTCAGGCTGAGAACAAGCATGAGGAGGACTTGGATTACGCTTCCACGACTGCTGGCTCCAGCAGAGGCGAGGTGCATCTGTGGAAATAG